The Hippoglossus stenolepis isolate QCI-W04-F060 chromosome 3, HSTE1.2, whole genome shotgun sequence genomic sequence GTATGGTTGGTTATGTTGGTGCAATGCAACAATGGCCCTAGCAAAGGGCGGGAAATACTGAGATCATGTTAACTAATTTCCCACATCTTTTATCACAGCCACCCAATTCTGTGGAATTCTAAGATGTTTTTCAAATAATGTATCTTGATTTAACGGAAGAAATGGAAATTTAAGAAATAtacttatttgctttcttgtaGTTAGATCAGAGGATTGATATTAGTCTCAACAgtgaatttaaagaaataaaatgctcCAGACTTAATCTTTGCTCAGGATGATCGATGCCTTTTTTCATTATACCTGACACAATTTTAATGTAGGTGCTATTTATAACCTGATATATGAGGAGACAATGTGAACGATTGTCTGAAAGCTATGTATAAATAATAtgttatgaaaaatgtatttcaaaatgtacaaTGGAGTTTTGATGATAGTCTTCTCTTTTTGGCTCTTTGGCTTTTTCGATTCATTCGATTCTTTGTATGACTTGTTGAGGTTGTGTCCTTTTATATCTGAATTGTATTGACTGATTAAATTATTGTAATTGTTTTTACTGGTAGATGTGTTTCACCTGAAGTGGTTGAAATCGTTAACCACACTCGCCACCTCAGAGCCTCTTAGGCCATTGGTGTACTCTATAGATATGGGTGGTTGTGTTTCAACCACGGAAAAACCTGACGAAGATCCCACTCTGGATCAAAACGTTGTCAAATTTAAATCTTCGTGGCACGGAGTAACATCAGTGTGCAggctcttttgtttttgttgaatttcttcTGACTGCAACTTgtgaagttttgttttgtttttttctccactttacTTAACCAATCACAAAATATTCAGCGCTTCAAGCCCCACCTTACATTTACAAGCAGGCATACTTTTGGAAAGTACTACCATCTTGAGCAGGGACTTTTTTGGGGGTAAATTTTTTTCCCCAGAATGACTTAATATAGACCTTATACCCTGCAGTGGGAACAAGCTCCCCCGAACACTGCTAGTTCCTGAGGAGAGTTCCTGTGGTCAAAACACAGCTATGGATgagctgtgaatgtgtgtcgCTAGCAACCAATTACTGTCTGACCACATGATTGGCCGGGAAACTCCGtgtgcttttcttttgttgctctAAATGATTTAACTTGAACTGACTCATGTCACTTCAGTTCCACAGTCTGAACAACAAATGGAATTAGAGTTAAGTTAGATGCATATGGATGTGATGTGTGGGGACTTCTGTTTCTTAACTTGCATTTAACAATATTGTCTTTAAATGATGCAATAGGTATTCAGATCAGTGTCCATGGTATTTGTAAATATTGAGCTCATGAAGTGCTTCTAGATTTGTTTTAGATTTCACAATAGACAGACTAGCTTAGTTCAATGGGAGTTTTTTCAAAAAGATTCCTATAAGTATTAGGGTAAACTTTCCCAACATGTTGGTTTAAATCCTCTCTCAAAGATATTTACATAGTGGCTGCAGTAGGATTCTAGTGGAACAATAATATATCCTTCTTCTACAAGTAAACCGCCGGAACAATGTGTGAATAATTGTAATACTAAGGACATGACCTCAGTGTTGTAATGTGAAATTGTATTGTGTGAGTAGGgtttaaaggattattttataatcaaCTAATCTCTCAGTAACCATGCAATTACAAAGAGGGTTTACAAATCCAAATATATCAGGATGATCTtttaattcagctttttttttagtttgtccagccCATGGAGAGGGGAGTCAAATACAaattcactctttttttttttataaacataaataaatgaatcactGGGACTTTCCAAATGCAATTACTTACTACTTTCCCAATTTTTCTTTGATAGtatattcaacattttgtgttttttgacttTGAATATGGGAAGTTGAGCTTCAAGGAATAATAATGGAAAACGTGACCATTTTCTTACATttatacacaaagaaataaatatttctttctaAGAAAACAACTGTCATGTCagttgttttaatgaaataaacttGACATTGAGAAAATCTTAAAGAAAATTGCTAAAACaacttttcaaataaatgagCTCAGCattaactaaaacatttatgtCTTATAACAATACCTTGAGGCGGGTTCCCACGAGCTGGAGGGCCTGTTCTAGTAACATGAATCTCAGTTatctttttataatttatttaataccatgtttgtatatataatgtaatgaaataatCAGTCATCAATCAACTGAGATGTGCGTAAATTagatttacaaatcacaatttgccaTAGGGCTAAACAAGCTGCGACAGGTGAGAGGTCTCTGCCCTACTCAAACCCACAGACTCTGAACTCACAGTACAAGGTTTTCATCACAtctgacaggaggacaggaTGAAATCATTTGCTACTTATTAATGCTCAGTTGATTCATTCTCTGCCAATTGGCAAATAGTTTTGGCACAAGTTCTGATATACTGAAATGTTGTCACTGTGTAATGCATCATGCTTTGGAATTcatgtgtgatttgtgtgtatgtggtctAGTCATGGGAGTGTAATCAAGATGCTCCCTTTGCTTGTGGTTGTCAGGTATGTGATAAGTGGTGAGGTCAAGGTGTGCGAAGGTATTTCCGCTGGGAGTTGTTCAGTTTCAGGAAACTAAGTCGCATTTGACTTCCAAGGGAAGTTTGCCTGATGAGAAATGAGTAGATTGGGAGACTGCAGTCAGGGGGTGCTGAGTGTCAGGAGTcgttttacattttattgttgttgctgccaCACAGGGAGTGAGTCAGATCCACTCAAGATCCATTCTGGTAAAGGTGAAAACTAAAACCAACCATGACTCACTGTGGgctgctgtggtttgtttttgtcacaagATGACAGGAGCCACAAAATACCCTTAAACTCTGGAAACTCTATCATTCacctccaaaacacacaaactcacctgTGTGACTCCGTAGTTCTCACTCCTGCAGAAAACTGTAGTGTGCCATCTCTTGATATGTGAGTTGTAATGGAGATTAACAACAGCACCGACATTCTCGCATAACTAATTATAAAAGGTGAAAGCCCCTTACTTGtagtgctacacacacacatgtggtcAGACTCTGCACTCAAAAGGGTGGAGTCGGTGCAGTGGGATTTCTTTCCCCACTCGAGGGCATCAGATCTTGACTTGATGCGCCGGGAAGGAATCCAAGGTGAGGCTTTCACGGAATTACGCTGCGTAAAACCAAAGGAGGGAGGGTTTTCTGGTTTGAAGTCATATCCTGTGCTAATTTCCATAGTTCCATAACTTTTATTTGGTGACCTCTACGAAGAAGAAAATCGCACTTTATGTGAAGTCATGGACCGCAGAGCATTTCCCCTGTCGCGCGTCGACCCGTCGCCGCGAGCAGCGCGTAAAAGCGAGTGGCTCCGGAGCGCTCTGGCGCACCACCACTCCCCCGACCCCGGCGTGGAGAACGAAATCGTCGTCCTGGCCACAGGCATTGACCAATACCTGCAGGAGGTCTTCCACCACCTGGCCTACCCCAACCGGGACGACACAGTGACGGCGGAGGATTTCGGAGCGCTGTGCGCAGTGCTGGGGCTCAACGGAGCTGGGGGGAGGACGAGCAAAGCAAAGGACGGGACAGGCGATGgagagaaagacgaggaggatgaagagtttAGGGATGTGTGTTCTCGGCTGCCCTGTCAGCTGTCATTTAAAGACTTCCACTCTCGGCTGTGTGGGTATTTCCGTGTGCGCAGTGCGCGCAGAGGCACCGGGGACTGCGCCGGGCGCTTGCCCCTCACTGAGGACACGGAGCTGGTGGAGAGACAGATCCGACTGCGGTGGCCGCGGGTCAGGCGGAGGAAAAATGTCAGTTTTGATCTGCCCGGGGACCAGAGTGGACCTGTACCCAGTAAAAGTGGAGACCGTGAGACAGGTACTGTACCAGGACGACAtgctgttgctttaaaaaacTTATTTCACCATTATTGAACGAACTCCTGCTTATTAGTGTATATGACATGATCTATAGTGACTCTGTTGTTGTACCTTGTAACTGACTATTATCTCCTGACTAATACACAGCAGGTATTGTTGTGAGGGAGGTGAGAGGGGAGGAAGCCCTGCAGGCTAAAGGCACCAATTACTGCAACTCGTTTCCCCTCCTGTCATTTTTCTCTCAAGCAGCAGCACTCCCCTCTTTACTTTGTTTGGTGCTGTCACTCCTCTTCCATCTCCTGCACCATCTGCTCTGCCAACAGTCTTTCATACAGGAAGAAAAGTCTGATCAGTTACATATGTGGTAATACTCCATCCCAAGTCCTGCAGCACTACTGGAGAACTTTGCCCCTGCAAGTGTTTCTGGTACATTATTATATAACAATATTGATCCATCAACGTGTAAGCCTATTACAGTAGCTGCTTGAGGTGGAGCCAGTTGTAACTACTACTGTTTTCTTCAGTGGTTCCCAGCCTAAGGGTCGGGCCCCTCCAAATTGTCCCGGTATGCATCTGAAGGATCAAGACAAAAGTGATTCaagtttttggtcttttttcaatttaaataagaaaagggGATGAATGCCTCATGTTAGTTTGAAGGTCTTCCGCACTATTTGATGATAAGTTGCTAACCACCAGAAGATATTTGTGACCACTAGCGGATGTTAGTGATAtatcagttgtgtaccttagtgtCATTGGGTGTCAATCACAAGACACTCTCTTCTAAGGCAGGTCCACCACtggctgatcagacctgggtgtgtgtccctaacatcttggggcccagttggggtCTTTcttcctgatccagagccattggctgcagcgttcgGCAGTCTGTGATGTGAATTTTTCCCTCATGTCtatgaaaagacattttttcagtgtattttctcAACAGTGCATTCTAGTTTAAGCTCATCATATGTTTATGTAAAATCGAACTGTGTAAAATAACTAATGACTCCTCACCTCTTTGATTTTCCTCTCCAGATGAGGTGTCAGCTCTGAGGGAGCTGGTGGAGGACCTCCGCTCGGCGCTGCAGGGGAGCGATGCTCGCTGCCTCGCCCTGGAGGTGGCCCTCCAACGGGCAAGGAGCTGCaccctcccttctccctccagctGTACCTCCACTGTTTCATCTCCCACAACTTCCATCACCTTTGTTCAGGGAAAACTGGTCCCAACACACAGAATTAAAGGACAGTGCAGTGGTGCTGGAGCAGGCAGGGCGAAGAGAGCGGTGAGGTCACAGGACATCAGGGACACACTTCTGAGGGAGCTGAAGCTGATTCGCTCCTCACGTGACGGACAGCTGGGGGAGGCCATCAAGTTCAATGAGCGTttggagaaggagctgcagtgGGCCTATCAAGGAGTGCGCAAACTGCAGGGGGCGGAGTCCGCACTGAGGAAAGAGAACAATCACATCAGGTTAGTTTTTATTGCTGGGAGTTTTTAAAGTTGACTGGAAGGATACAGTTTGAACTGCAGTGAAGCTGATTGTGCGTGATCTCCACCAGGAAGCGAGCAGAGGAGGCCAGGGAGGCTCTGAGTTTGGGGCTGCAGCGAGTTCGGCTGATCCAGGAGCAGGCACAGGCTGTTCCACAGCTCCAGTCCAGGATCAGTCAGCTAGAGACTGAACTGCACCAGTACAGGTAGAaaccctctgtgtgtttgtgtgggtgtgtctgtgagcaTGGGTGTGTTCGTGCATCCATTTACACATCATTTGCCTCTGTGCTCTGCTGATTTGAAATTCAATGCATTAAAGCCCTCAGCTTAAGTTACACACAAGTGACAACTTAAT encodes the following:
- the si:ch211-112f3.4 gene encoding EF-hand and coiled-coil domain-containing protein 1, encoding MDRRAFPLSRVDPSPRAARKSEWLRSALAHHHSPDPGVENEIVVLATGIDQYLQEVFHHLAYPNRDDTVTAEDFGALCAVLGLNGAGGRTSKAKDGTGDGEKDEEDEEFRDVCSRLPCQLSFKDFHSRLCGYFRVRSARRGTGDCAGRLPLTEDTELVERQIRLRWPRVRRRKNVSFDLPGDQSGPVPSKSGDRETDEVSALRELVEDLRSALQGSDARCLALEVALQRARSCTLPSPSSCTSTVSSPTTSITFVQGKLVPTHRIKGQCSGAGAGRAKRAVRSQDIRDTLLRELKLIRSSRDGQLGEAIKFNERLEKELQWAYQGVRKLQGAESALRKENNHIRKRAEEAREALSLGLQRVRLIQEQAQAVPQLQSRISQLETELHQYSSLRSGCSCLLDSSCQQTYPFRAEDTCNRTDADCLQRAVEGRAASDEEEEDRGPREEGEWCRLEVKKQISQLHDCGKGCRNQTFHHLSQSHLHDKNLISTPKDSGGSPGWRGPNHEQQERSRGLEKEKRPEEEEDQTRLDEKEKTRLSLLEEKLTAALTLLLQLRNKNMSRRVLGKIVMDALDVCSRAGDGRSRVLQVADALCLHLSSSDLLGDGGDNGGGGRDSREKLLVTSSGRQTSSPNPLLISC